The Helicobacter cetorum MIT 00-7128 region TTTGACAAAATCTACAATGCCATCAGCACTCGCATAAACAGGCGTATTAATTGGCACAATAAAATCAATTCCTGATTCAATACCCTTTATGCGTTTTATGGGGTGTAAGCGCTCTTTTGTAGGGACTTTAGCACTATAAGTTGTAAGGGGAGCGCCATTAGGAATAAGCATAAGAGCTAAATTTTTTTGCGCTAGACTGAGATTTTCTAAATCCACCTTATCATAGAGATGATTGCCACCGCCAGCGCCCTTTTTGACCTCAATCAAGGATTCTAAGCCACGAATTTTTTGCCCTACAATAAAAATTTCTTCTCGTTTATTTTTAATCTCTGTTTTTAAGGCATGGTTTTTTTGATAAAGCTTGCTATAGTCTGACAAAACTGCATTACGCTCTATAGTCAATTTATCCATTTTATGGATTAAAAACCGCAACACAACAATGCCAAGCCCTAGCAATAACAAAACAACAAGAATCAATAGCACCACATTGCGCTTTAAGTTCTTAGAAAAATTAAGTTGCTTTGAGCCTTGCTCATCAATGATAGTAATCATTAGCTTATCTTGTAACATGCTTTTCCTTTCGCATTCAAGCTTTCACAAAAACCACGCACTACAGCAAATGAGCCATAAACTAAGTAATTTTGGCTTGTCTCTAAATGGCTTGACTCATACAAATCATATTCTAACTCAAGGCTTTTTAAAATTTCTTTGAGTTTTTCTAATTCTATGACCCTTTCTTCAAATAACTCCAAAATTAAAACCTTTTTAATGAAGGGCTTTAAAATCTCTAACACCTTAAAGGCGTCTTTATCCTTGTAGCAATTATAAATCAAAGTGATTTTTGACTTAAAAACACGCTTGATTTCTTCTTTTAAGGCTTTCGCACTATGGGGGTTATGCCCCACATCAATTAAAATATTAGGTCTTAGAAGCTCTGAGCGCCCCCTTAAATCTAAGGGCTTTAAATGTTGCAAAATGTCTTGCTTGTCTAAGTTATGCTGCATTAAAATTTCAAACGCTTTCAAAGCCACTTCTAAATTAATAGCTAAAAAATTGGCTAAATGATAGCGTTCAACATAGGATTTTACTTCTTTTGAAATTTCATTTTTAATAAAAATCAATTGTGCTTGCTTATCTTTAGCTATCTTTTGAGCCACATTTAAAACAAGCTTAAGTTGTGGAGCCATAACATTAAGGCTACTCATAGCATTTAGCTTAGTCTTTGCAATACTCTCTAAACTATCCCCTAAAAATTCCTTATGGTCATAATCAATAGGTGTAAAAATACTCAGAGTTTTTTTTAGAGCGTTCGTGCTATCAAATTCCCCCCCAAGTCCTGCTTCTAAAATCAAACAATCACAATCTTTGGCTAACATTATGGCGAGCAAGGTAGCGTATTCAAAATACGAGCAAGCGTTACTAAAAGCGTGTTCTTGTAATTTTTGATGGGCGTTTTCTAAGGTCTTTTTATCAATAATAGAGCCATTCAAATAAAAGCGTTCTCTAAATTCAAAAATATGGGGCGATGTGAAATGCAACACCCTAAAATGTTGTTGCAATAATAAAAGAGTGAGAAATCTCCCTGTGCTACCCTTACCATTAGTGCCTACAATATGAACTACTTTCGCTTTAGTCTCAAAAAAAGCACTTTTAAATGCTTTGTAAATTTGAATGAAACGATTGGGGTTAAACTCTTGATATTCTTTACCCTTTAGCCTTAAAAAATCCTCCAAACGCTTATTTTTCATGATTAAACTTCCCCTCATAAGCAATTTGGGCTACAAATTTGGTTAAAGTCTGCTCCACTGCTTGATTGATAGCATAATAGCGGTTATTATAAGTGGCTAGGGGGTCTTGCAAATTCACCGCATAATTATAATACCCACTATCTTGAAAGGTCTTTACTACCCCTCTTTTATTATCATAAGTGTAATTTACATCTACAGTAGCACGATAGAAAGTTGTAAATCCCTCTTTATTTTGCGCGATACTTGTATCAATCACTCTAGTAATTTCTATCGTAATAATAGAATCTGCATCTTTTTCACTTGCTAGGCGGTTTTGAAAGCGTTGTATGATTAAGCGATTGGTTAAATCTTTAAACTCTACAGAGTTTTCGGGGTTAGGCAAATTGACAATGAGTTTCACATACACGCTATCGCCCAAAGCATTTTGAGCGTAAGTTGCAATAGGCTTATACCCACAACCCTTCAAAAGTAACAACAGAATAAAAAGCGCTAAAGCTCTAAAAATCATGCGATGACAAAATTAACTAATTTATTAGGCACATAAATTTCTTTTTTAATACTAGCCCCCTCTAAATACTTCTCTAATTCTTTTTTGGCTAAATCAATTATTTCTTCTTTACTAGCATTAATATTTACTTTCAATTCTGCACGCCTTTTGCCATTGATAGTTAATGCTAAAGTTATCGTATCTTCTATTAAGGCACTCTCATCTATCTCAATGGGCTTAAAATTCTCTCGCTTGAAAAGTTGCTCGCTTAATTCCCAAGCCACATGCGGAATCATAGGTTCTAAAACTTGCAATAATACAAAATACCCTTCACTTAAAACTTGCTCATTAGTTTGTGCATTTAGGGCATTTAAAGCCTCCATACAACTTGCAATCAAAGTATTGAACGCATAAGTGCTTTCTTCTTTATTAAACAATTCAAGCGATTTTTTCAAGGCTTCATAGACCTTTTTACGAGCTAGTTTTTCATTCTCATTCAAGCTAATTTCTTTAAACTCAGGCTTAGAAGTTGTAGGCTTAATAGTGCTTGCTTTATCAAACAAACGCTTGATAAAGCGGTATGACCCTTCTAGTGCGTTATCATTCCATTCTAACTCTTTAGCCGGTGGGGCAGCAAAAAGAATAAAAAGTCTAGCCGCATCGGCACCATATTTTTTAAGGATTTCTTTAGGGCTAACTACATTACCCTTAGACTTACTCATCTTAGCCCCATCTTTTAACACCATACCTTGCGTAACAAGCTGTTTAAACGGCTCATTAAAATCTACATAACCTAAATCTCTTAAAGCCTTAGTAAAAAAGCGAGCGTATAGCAAGTGTAAAATCGCATGTTCAATGCCACCGATATAAGTATCTACTTGCATAAAATACTTCAAATAGTCTTTATCAAACGCTTGATTTTCACGCTTATCTTTTGGGGTTGTATAGCGTAAAAAATACCAGCTAGATTGAATGAAAGTATCCATAGTATCTGTTTCTCTTAGAGCGTCTTTTTGACACTTAGGGCATTGAACAAATTTCCAAGTAGCATGTTTTTCTAAAGGATTACCTTCGCCATCAATAACAATATCTTCAGGTAAAGTTACAGGCAAACGAGTTTCAGGCACAATCCCACAACTCTTGCAATGAATCATAGGAATGGGTGCTCCCCAATACCTTTGACGGCTCACTCCCCAATCTTGTAAGCGGTAGCTTGTAACTCTTTTGCCTAGATTTTCTTTTTCAAAATAAGCCATAATTTCTTCTCTAGCCACCGAACTAGAAAGATTACTCCATTTCCCACTATCTTTTAAAATTTCTTCTTCAGTGCGAGGTAAATTTTGAGAGTTTTGAGTAATGACTTTAATAGGAATGTTATAGAGATTAGCAAACTCAAAATCTCTTTCATCGCATGCTGGCACGCCCATTAACGCTCCAGAGCCATAATTGGCTAGGGCAAAATTAGCCACCCAAACAGGAATTTTCTCTTTTGTTAAAGGATGGATTGTATAAATGCCTAAAAACGCCCCTTTTTTCTCTAAAGCTCTTTCTCTTTGACTCGTATTTAAAATCGCTTTTATGGTCTTTAAAGTCTCTTCATCAATTTGTTTAATGGCATGCTCTACTAAGGGGTGTTCTGGAGCTATAGCTATATAAGTAACTCCATAAATAGTGTCTGCTCTTGTGGTAAAGACTTCAATTTCTTTAATTTTATTACAAGCCTTCAAACACTCATCAGCGATTTTAAAGCTAAATTGTAATCCGCTAGATTTTCCTATCCAATTTTTTTGCATAAGCAAGACTTGAGAAGGCCAATGATTTTCTAAACTCTCTAAATCTTTTAACAATTCATCTGCATAATGCGTGATTTTCAAATAATATTGATTGAGTTCTTTTTGAATAACTTCGCTATCACAACGCCAGCATTTCCCATCTACAACTTGCTCGTTGGCTAAAACGGTTTTATCGTTAGGACACCAATTGAGCATGGCTTTCTTGCGGTAAATGAGTCCTTTTTCCCATAAATCAATGAAAAATTGTTGCTCAAATTTGGTGTAGTCAGAATCTGAAGTAGCCAACTCCCTACTTTTAGCAAAAGAAAAGCCTAGAGCTTCAAACTCTTTTTGCATGTTCTCAATATTTTGATAAGTCCAAGTTTTAGGATGAATACCATGCTTAATGGCGGCATTTTCAGCAGGCATTCCAAAAGAATCAAACCCCATAGGGTGTAACACATTGTAATGATGCAAACGATAATATCGTGCTAGAGCATCACCAATGGTGTAATTACGCACATGCCCCATATGGATTTCTCCACTAGGGTAAGGCAACATGCTTAAAATGTATTTTTTGGGAAGATTAAAATTGTCCTTAGGTTCAAAGCTCTCATTTTGTTGCCAAAATTCTTGCCATTTCTTTTCTATACTTACAAAATCCATTCAATCTCCTAATCCGTATCGCTTGTTACAATGCTTTCTACAATCAAAAATATCAAACAAAATGCGTTGCTAATCAAAGCGCCTATCATCAACACATAAGTTAATGCGAGGTTATTTAAAATCTGCATAAAAATAAATGCTGGCACAATATGCATAATGGCGGCTAAAGAACTAGCTAATAATTCAGAGGCAAAACGCTTGCATACCCCAATCTTAAGCGTAGTAGAAATCAAATTCAATGCCAATGCGCTAAAAAGCACCACAATATTTGGCTCATATAAAAACCCTGCAATGGTCGTCAAACTTACAAGACTAAAGAATACATGAATAACCCGACCCCAATCCATAGAAACTCCTTAAACTTGACCGCCCTCATACAAACGGCGCATTTTTTCCTTTTCTTGAGCTTTCTTAAGCTTTTTAGCCTCATTTTCATAATATTTTTCCATATCAAAGCCCAATAGCACCGCCACTTTAGGGGCAATAAACATAGAGCTATAAGTCCCTACAATCGTGCCTACTAGCATCG contains the following coding sequences:
- the lptE gene encoding LPS assembly lipoprotein LptE — protein: MIFRALALFILLLLLKGCGYKPIATYAQNALGDSVYVKLIVNLPNPENSVEFKDLTNRLIIQRFQNRLASEKDADSIITIEITRVIDTSIAQNKEGFTTFYRATVDVNYTYDNKRGVVKTFQDSGYYNYAVNLQDPLATYNNRYYAINQAVEQTLTKFVAQIAYEGKFNHEK
- a CDS encoding DUF6394 family protein, which codes for MDWGRVIHVFFSLVSLTTIAGFLYEPNIVVLFSALALNLISTTLKIGVCKRFASELLASSLAAIMHIVPAFIFMQILNNLALTYVLMIGALISNAFCLIFLIVESIVTSDTD
- a CDS encoding M23 family metallopeptidase — its product is MLQDKLMITIIDEQGSKQLNFSKNLKRNVVLLILVVLLLLGLGIVVLRFLIHKMDKLTIERNAVLSDYSKLYQKNHALKTEIKNKREEIFIVGQKIRGLESLIEVKKGAGGGNHLYDKVDLENLSLAQKNLALMLIPNGAPLTTYSAKVPTKERLHPIKRIKGIESGIDFIVPINTPVYASADGIVDFVKTNSSVGYGNVVRIDHAFGFSSVYAHLDHIVVRYRAFVHKGQLIGYSGKSGNSDGEKLHYEVRFLGKILNSDAFLEWNFENFQSVFLESQFIEWKNLFWVLEDIAQLQEHVGKDALFLER
- the leuS gene encoding leucine--tRNA ligase — its product is MDFVSIEKKWQEFWQQNESFEPKDNFNLPKKYILSMLPYPSGEIHMGHVRNYTIGDALARYYRLHHYNVLHPMGFDSFGMPAENAAIKHGIHPKTWTYQNIENMQKEFEALGFSFAKSRELATSDSDYTKFEQQFFIDLWEKGLIYRKKAMLNWCPNDKTVLANEQVVDGKCWRCDSEVIQKELNQYYLKITHYADELLKDLESLENHWPSQVLLMQKNWIGKSSGLQFSFKIADECLKACNKIKEIEVFTTRADTIYGVTYIAIAPEHPLVEHAIKQIDEETLKTIKAILNTSQRERALEKKGAFLGIYTIHPLTKEKIPVWVANFALANYGSGALMGVPACDERDFEFANLYNIPIKVITQNSQNLPRTEEEILKDSGKWSNLSSSVAREEIMAYFEKENLGKRVTSYRLQDWGVSRQRYWGAPIPMIHCKSCGIVPETRLPVTLPEDIVIDGEGNPLEKHATWKFVQCPKCQKDALRETDTMDTFIQSSWYFLRYTTPKDKRENQAFDKDYLKYFMQVDTYIGGIEHAILHLLYARFFTKALRDLGYVDFNEPFKQLVTQGMVLKDGAKMSKSKGNVVSPKEILKKYGADAARLFILFAAPPAKELEWNDNALEGSYRFIKRLFDKASTIKPTTSKPEFKEISLNENEKLARKKVYEALKKSLELFNKEESTYAFNTLIASCMEALNALNAQTNEQVLSEGYFVLLQVLEPMIPHVAWELSEQLFKRENFKPIEIDESALIEDTITLALTINGKRRAELKVNINASKEEIIDLAKKELEKYLEGASIKKEIYVPNKLVNFVIA
- a CDS encoding Mur ligase family protein, whose amino-acid sequence is MKNKRLEDFLRLKGKEYQEFNPNRFIQIYKAFKSAFFETKAKVVHIVGTNGKGSTGRFLTLLLLQQHFRVLHFTSPHIFEFRERFYLNGSIIDKKTLENAHQKLQEHAFSNACSYFEYATLLAIMLAKDCDCLILEAGLGGEFDSTNALKKTLSIFTPIDYDHKEFLGDSLESIAKTKLNAMSSLNVMAPQLKLVLNVAQKIAKDKQAQLIFIKNEISKEVKSYVERYHLANFLAINLEVALKAFEILMQHNLDKQDILQHLKPLDLRGRSELLRPNILIDVGHNPHSAKALKEEIKRVFKSKITLIYNCYKDKDAFKVLEILKPFIKKVLILELFEERVIELEKLKEILKSLELEYDLYESSHLETSQNYLVYGSFAVVRGFCESLNAKGKACYKIS